A portion of the Lolium rigidum isolate FL_2022 chromosome 1, APGP_CSIRO_Lrig_0.1, whole genome shotgun sequence genome contains these proteins:
- the LOC124677659 gene encoding beta-glucosidase 28-like — MERALLLPALLLAALLACSSGGVHGAFNRSSFPKDFIFGAGSSAIQYEGAVNLRGKNIWDTFAHTPGKIADGGNPDTANDFYYRYKEDLKLLTDMNMDTFRFSLAWCRILPSGTIAGGINKAGVDFYNSLINEVLAKGLVPFVTIFHFDTPQVLEDKYGGFLSENIVKDYVEYAELCFKLFGDRVKFWTTFNEPTIFSSFGYGSGVMAPGRCSPYLSKSCGAGDSSREPYMVGHNILIAHAEAVSVYRAKYQLVQKGQIGITQVSHWFVPYSDPATDADRHAVKRSLDFMLGWFMHPVVYGEYPATMRRLVGSRLPEFTAEQSEKLKKSFDFIGINYYTTNYAKAAPAPNGLQQQYGTDNWVEQTGVRDGVPIGPPAYVPIFFNYPPGLRALLLYLKNMYVGGDTPIYITENGTVEGNNSTIPIKEALKDGTRTMFHYNHLKFVRKAIQQGVNVKGYFTWTFMDCFEFGDGFKDRFGLVYVDRTTLKRYRKTSSYWLENFLKRYVLSE; from the exons ATGGAGAGGGCTCTTCTCCTCCCGGCCCTTCTCCTAGCGGCGCTGCTAGCTTGCAGCAGCGGCGGCGTGCATGGCGCGTTCAACAGGTCCAGCTTCCCCAAGGACTTCATCTTCGGCGCCGGCTCCTCTGCCATTCAG TATGAGGGAGCTGTGAACCTGCGGGGCAAGAACATTTGGGACACATTCGCTCACACCCCAG GTAAAATTGCGGATGGGGGCAACCCAGATACAGCAAACGACTTCTATTATCGGTACAAG GAGGATCTGAAGCTGCTAACCGACATGAACATGGATACTTTCAGGTTCTCCCTTGCATGGTGCAGGATCCTTCCAT CTGGAACTATAGCCGGAGGAATCAACAAAGCAGGAGTCGATTTCTACAACAGCCTCATCAACGAAGTTTTAGCTAAAG GGCTGGTGCCTTTCGTCACAATCTTCCACTTCGACACCCCACAGGTCCTGGAGGACAAGTACGGAGGATTCTTGAGCGAAAACATTGT GAAGGACTACGTGGAGTACGCGGAGCTGTGCTTCAAGCTGTTCGGCGACCGGGTGAAGTTCTGGACGACCTTCAACGAGCCCACCATCTTCAGCTCCTTCGGCTACGGCAGCGGCGTGATGGCCCCAGGCCGCTGCTCCCCGTACTTGTCCAAGAGCTGCGgcgccggcgactcctccagGGAGCCTTACATGGTCGGCCACAACATCCTCATCGCGCACGCCGAGGCCGTGAGCGTGTACCGCGCGAAGTATCAGCTGGTGCAGAAGGGCCAGATCGGCATCACGCAGGTGTCCCACTGGTTCGTCCCCTACAGCGACCCGGCCACCGACGCCGACAGGCACGCCGTGAAGCGCAGCCTCGACTTCATGCTCGGGTGGTTCATGCACCCGGTCGTGTACGGGGAGTACCCGGCGACGATGCGTCGGCTGGTGGGGAGCCGGCTGCCGGAGTTCACGGCGGAGCAGTCGGAGAAGCTCAAGAAGTCCTTCGACTTCATCGGCATCAACTACTACACCACCAACTACGCCAAGGCAGCTCCAGCGCCCAACGGTCTCCAGCAGCAATACGGCACCGACAACTGGGTTGAGCAGACCGGAGTACGCGACGGCGTCCCCATCGGCCCGCCG GCTTACGTTCCCATCTTCTTCAACTACCCGCCGGGGCTGCGCGCTCTGCTGCTGTACCTCAAGAACATGTACGTCGGCGGCGACACCCCAATCTACATCACGGAGAACG GCACTGTGGAGGGGAACAACAGCACGATCCCGATCAAAGAGGCGCTCAAGGACGGGACCCGGACCATGTTCCACTACAACCACCTCAAGTTCGTGCGCAAGGCCATCCA GCAGGGGGTGAACGTGAAGGGTTACTTCACGTGGACGTTCATGGACTGCTTCGAGTTCGGCGACGGTTTCAAGGACAGGTTCGGGCTCGTCTACGTCGACCGCACCACGCTCAAGAGATACCGCAAGACCTCTAGTTACTGGCTCGAGAACTTCCTCAAGAGATACGTACTGAGTGAGTGA